The DNA region ACTGGCCAGATGGGGGAAACGACTGATTTCTTCTTCTGTCATTGGACGAGCACCAGAAAGCGTTGCCAGTGCTTGGCCGCCAACGATATCACCTTCTGTATTAGCACTCATACCCGCTTCAGCGGATTGATACAAAACCACATCATAATCAGGATCTATCGTTTTGTTCCACACGATGGTGTCACGATCAATCCAGTGAGCATCAATACCCGTAATTGTAGTAATGGGTCTTTCCAGTGAGCAATCAGGTCTCAAGCAGGCAGGAACCTGGCTCACAATACTATTACGCATGTCATCTTTATTGATAACTACCCACACCATGCGATCAAATTGCCCGCCGGCACGGCTAATCGTGAGGCGCAAGTCATTTGTCTGTAGAACGGGTTCCAAATCCGGACGTTTAACAATAAAGTTACCGCAGGTCCCATCTGCCGAGATAGGGATAATAAAATAAGCACCATAATATGGGTCATGTGGTTTTTCTGCTCCCGGTTCACCAGAGCTGGAAGCAAAAGGACCATTAGGCCATGTAGTCGGAATAACATAGTTAGTGTTTTTACCATCAGTAACGCTATTACCCCATCCTCCACCACATGCCTGCCACAAATGGAGGTTATATTTAGAGAGCAATTCTTTTCTTTCTGATTCAGTACCATCAACGTTTACGTAGATAACGGCTTCGTTGAGCCCTGGTTTATACACTGGTGTTGGGAAGTTACTGGGGATACACACACCCAGCGCATTACGAATCTGGCCATCTGGGCACGCAGGTGGCACAAATGGTTCCGTAGGTAATCCACACTGCCCCCCAGGCAACAACACCTCTGGATCCTGGCATTTGGGAAAATTGACCTGATCAGTACCAGTCCCGGAACCACCGCCGCAACCGGACAATGCTGTCAAGCCGAGTACCAGGGCGAATAGCCCTAACTTGTTTCGGTATTTGAGCATCTTTTAACTCCCCGTTTAGTTATTTTTACGATATAAAAACTGGAAAAAATGAAAGTGCAAAACCTCTTCAGCCGATAACAACCTAATGTTGAATTCCTTTAGTTATCGTTAACTGATTGGCACGTATAAACCGCGCAGGATTCCTATCGTTTTTTTAATCGAAATCTGGGCGCTGCATGCGCTGGCTTTTGGGTCGACTTTCGTAAAAGGATTGTTTCGTTATAGCTATATAAAACAGAAACGCCCTACACATTAAGGGCTTCTAATAAGTCTATGGTGTAGTTCATAAATCCGCAATTTGCATACGTATGCAGATAAACGCGCCAGAAAGGGCGATGCCTGCATACGTATGCAAGCGAGCAGGCGTGAAGAAAAGTAACGATTGCGATACGACAATTTCGCAATGAAATAGTAAAACCGCTGGAGATAGCGTTTTGGCCTATTTGGATTTTTAGCGGTTTTTCGCCTCTATCCACAGGCTTTTAAAACGCAGGCTTTGATAGTTGTGGTGGCGCAGCATCTGTCCGACAAAATTTGAACAGCGCTCACTGGAGATATTTGCCAACAGCGATTGCAATCGATAGCGAAGTCGTGATTGTTGGTCAATTGAAAACAGGTGCTGCAGATAGGGTTCTATTGCTCCATGCCATTTATTCCAACTATTTTGATCCTGATACAACTGGGTAGCCCCTGCCACAAATGCCGCCGCCTCATCGGCAATCATTCCCGGCCAAGACACATCACTACAAAAACCCTCGGCCCCGATTGATGTGGTCACGCTGGGCGTGTGCCAGTAACAAGCATCCATCAGCTTTCCTTTAATACCTGCGCCAAAGCGCAAAGGTGCAAGGCACACGCGCGTATTGCGCATGATTTCGCCGACATCGGCAGCCCAACCTTTTATATGAAAGCCCTGTCCGGGATTATGCAATTGGGTTGCCTTGGGGGGTGGATAGGCACCATAAATATGAAGTTCTGCTTGCGGTAGTTGTGCATGGATCATGGGCCAGAGTTGGTGCTTTAGCCACAACACGGCATCCCAGTTTGGTTCGTGGCGAAAATTACCGATAGTGACGAAGTGCTGGCGCTGTGCAAAATGTGGTAATGCCGTATCAGCTTCAGATGGACGGGTCAAAAAAGGACAATAATGCAGCAGGTTTTCCGGTACCCCAAAGTCACCCTGTAACAGGGACATTTCATAGGTGGAGATAACCAGCGTCAGGTCGCAGCGATAAATCGCCGCGATTTCTCGCAGGGCCATATCATCTTGTGCCATTTGGGCAAATAAGGCCTCACTGGTTGAACTCACCGGCCCAACGGATTGACGAGCACGTTCATTTTCCTGCAGGCGCTGTTCTGCTTTTAGCAATTGATGGCGAACATGACGCAAACTATGCAGGTCCTCGGAATCCAAAATACGCAACGCCTGCGGACAGGCCTGTTCCACCCGCCAGCCAAATTGCTCTTCGGTAAAAAAACGATCAAAGAGCACCAGATCCGGTTGCAACTCAGCAACAAAATGATCAAAGCTGGAACAATTGAGTTTGATTTCCACCTCGC from Cellvibrio japonicus Ueda107 includes:
- a CDS encoding glycosyltransferase, which gives rise to MKSVLIIGYVWPEPKSSAAGTRMLELVQYFLEQDIHVTFASAAALSPHRFELGQWNVREVEIKLNCSSFDHFVAELQPDLVLFDRFFTEEQFGWRVEQACPQALRILDSEDLHSLRHVRHQLLKAEQRLQENERARQSVGPVSSTSEALFAQMAQDDMALREIAAIYRCDLTLVISTYEMSLLQGDFGVPENLLHYCPFLTRPSEADTALPHFAQRQHFVTIGNFRHEPNWDAVLWLKHQLWPMIHAQLPQAELHIYGAYPPPKATQLHNPGQGFHIKGWAADVGEIMRNTRVCLAPLRFGAGIKGKLMDACYWHTPSVTTSIGAEGFCSDVSWPGMIADEAAAFVAGATQLYQDQNSWNKWHGAIEPYLQHLFSIDQQSRLRYRLQSLLANISSERCSNFVGQMLRHHNYQSLRFKSLWIEAKNR